The proteins below are encoded in one region of Lactuca sativa cultivar Salinas chromosome 3, Lsat_Salinas_v11, whole genome shotgun sequence:
- the LOC111881510 gene encoding protein NSP-INTERACTING KINASE 3 isoform X1, protein MEMKLCVFETLRLGVLCLLTCLGVAYATLSPSGVNYEVVALMAIKGDLKDPRNIMDNWDLSSVDPCSWRMVTCNLDRSVSALGLPSQNLSGTLSSAIGNLSNLQSITLQNNAIFGPIPDSIGKLQKLQTLDLSGNIFNGQLPSSLGDLNSLNFLRLNNNSLSGPVPQSLSQVEGLTLVDVSYNNLTGPLPKLSARTFRIIGNPLLCGQNSVNNCSNIYPEPLSFPPDGFTDQSSSNDKTRHLAVALGTSLSGIFVIILIVALLIWWRYRKNQQIFFDVNDQYDPEVCLGHLRRYTFKELRAATDHFNAKNILGRGGYGIVYKGTLNDGTIVAVKRLKDSNTFGGEIQFQTEVETISLAVHRNLLRLWGFCSTENERLLVYPFMPNGSVASRLKADNMEGRPVLDWTRRKNIALGTARGLLYLHEQCDPKIIHRDVKAANILLDEDFEAVVGDFGLAKLLDHRDSHVTTAIRGTVGHIAPEYLSTGQSSSKTDVFGFGILLLELITGQKALDFGRAANQKGVMLDWVKKLHQEGKLNLMVDKALNNDFDRVELQEMIQVALLCTQFNPSYRPKMSEVLRMLEGEGLVERWEASQKVETPRFRGLEGIPQRYSDYIEESSLVVEAMELSGPR, encoded by the exons ATGGAGATGAAATTATGTGTGTTTGAGACATTACGATTAGGTGTTTTATGTCTTTTAACATGTCTGGGTGTCGCATATGCAACTCTTTCTCCTTCTGGTGTCAATTATGAAG TTGTAGCTCTAATGGCTATAAAAGGCGATCTAAAAGACCCACGAAATATCATGGACAATTGGGATTTATCTTCTGTAGATCCTTGTAGTTGGAGGATGGTTACTTGCAACCTTGATCGCTCTGTATCTGCTTT AGGGCTACCTAGTCAAAACTTATCCGGGACATTATCGTCAGCAATTGGAAATCTTAGTAACTTGCAATCTAT CACACTACAGAATAATGCAATCTTTGGGCCTATTCCGGATTCAATTGGAAAGCTTCAGAAGCTTCAAACTCTTGATCTATCAGGAAACATCTTCAATGGTCAGCTTCCTAGTTCTCTTGGGGACCTCAACAGCCTTAATTTTTT GCGTCTGAACAACAACAGTCTTTCTGGCCCTGTTCCTCAATCTTTATCCCAAGTTGAAGGCCTCACTCTTGT AGATGTGTCCTATAACAATCTGACTGGTCCTTTGCCAAAACTATCAGCAAGAACTTTTAG AATCATAGGAAACCCTTTACTTTGTGGGCAAAATTCTGTAAATAATTGTTCAAATATTTACCCCGAGCCTCTCTCTTTCCCACCAGATGGTTTCACAG ACCAATCTTCATCAAATGACAAAACTCGCCATTTGGCTGTTGCTCTTGGGACAAGCCTCAGTGGCATTTTCGTAATAATCTTGATTGTCGCGTTGCTCATTTGGTGGCGATACAGGAAAAATCAACAGATATTCTTTGATGTTAATG ATCAATATGATCCTGAGGTATGTTTGGGTCATTTAAGGAGGTATACATTTAAGGAGCTTCGGGCAGCTACTGACCATTTTAACGCGAAGAATATATTAGGGAGGGGCGGATATGGAATTGTTTATAAAGGGACATTGAATGATGGGACGATAGTGGCTGTTAAAAGGTTGAAGGATAGTAATACTTTTGGGGGTGAAATCCAATTTCAAACTGAAGTTGAAACGATAAGTTTGGCTGTTCATCGTAACCTTTTAAGGCTTTGGGGGTTTTGCTCAACTGAAAATGAACGCCTTTTAGTCTATCCATTTATGCCCAATGGCAGTGTCGCATCTCGATTAAAAG CAGATAATATGGAGGGAAGGCCGGTATTGGACTGGACAAGGAGAAAAAACATAGCGTTAGGAACGGCAAGAGGTTTACTATATTTACACGAGCAGTGTGACCCAAAAATCATTCACCGTGATGTGAAAGCCGCAAATATTCTTTTAGATGAAGATTTTGAAGCGGTTGTTGGTGATTTTGGGCTGGCAAAGTTATTAGACCACCGCGATTCCCATGTCACAACCGCCATCCGTGGCACTGTGGGCCACATCGCCCCtgaatatctttcaaccggtcaATCCTCATCAAAGACTGATGTTTTCGGTTTTGGCATCCTTCTTCTTGAACTTATAACTGGACAAAAAGCTTTAGATTTTGGAAGAGCCGCTAATCAGAAAGGCGTAATGCTAGATTGG GTAAAGAAGCTTCATCAAGAAGGGAAGCTAAACCTAATGGTGGACAAAGCATTGAACAATGATTTTGATCGAGTAGAGTTGCAAGAAATGATTCAAGTTGCACTCCTGTGTACTCAATTTAACCCTAGTTATCGGCCAAAGATGTCGGAAGTGTTGCGGATGTTGGAAGGTGAAGGATTGGTTGAAAGATGGGAAGCGTCGCAAAAAGTTGAGACCCCACGATTTAGGGGTTTAGAAGGGATTCCACAAAGATATTCGGATTATATAGAAGAATCTTCACTTGTAGTTGAAGCAATGGAGCTTTCTGGTCCAAGATGA
- the LOC111881510 gene encoding protein NSP-INTERACTING KINASE 3 isoform X2 yields MEMKLCVFETLRLGVLCLLTCLGVAYATLSPSGVNYEVVALMAIKGDLKDPRNIMDNWDLSSVDPCSWRMVTCNLDRSVSALGLPSQNLSGTLSSAIGNLSNLQSITLQNNAIFGPIPDSIGKLQKLQTLDLSGNIFNGQLPSSLGDLNSLNFLRLNNNSLSGPVPQSLSQVEGLTLVDVSYNNLTGPLPKLSARTFRIIGNPLLCGQNSVNNCSNIYPEPLSFPPDGFTDQSSSNDKTRHLAVALGTSLSGIFVIILIVALLIWWRYRKNQQIFFDVNDQYDPEVCLGHLRRYTFKELRAATDHFNAKNILGRGGYGIVYKGTLNDGTIVAVKRLKDSNTFGGEIQFQTEVETISLAVHRNLLRLWGFCSTENERLLVYPFMPNGSVASRLKDNMEGRPVLDWTRRKNIALGTARGLLYLHEQCDPKIIHRDVKAANILLDEDFEAVVGDFGLAKLLDHRDSHVTTAIRGTVGHIAPEYLSTGQSSSKTDVFGFGILLLELITGQKALDFGRAANQKGVMLDWVKKLHQEGKLNLMVDKALNNDFDRVELQEMIQVALLCTQFNPSYRPKMSEVLRMLEGEGLVERWEASQKVETPRFRGLEGIPQRYSDYIEESSLVVEAMELSGPR; encoded by the exons ATGGAGATGAAATTATGTGTGTTTGAGACATTACGATTAGGTGTTTTATGTCTTTTAACATGTCTGGGTGTCGCATATGCAACTCTTTCTCCTTCTGGTGTCAATTATGAAG TTGTAGCTCTAATGGCTATAAAAGGCGATCTAAAAGACCCACGAAATATCATGGACAATTGGGATTTATCTTCTGTAGATCCTTGTAGTTGGAGGATGGTTACTTGCAACCTTGATCGCTCTGTATCTGCTTT AGGGCTACCTAGTCAAAACTTATCCGGGACATTATCGTCAGCAATTGGAAATCTTAGTAACTTGCAATCTAT CACACTACAGAATAATGCAATCTTTGGGCCTATTCCGGATTCAATTGGAAAGCTTCAGAAGCTTCAAACTCTTGATCTATCAGGAAACATCTTCAATGGTCAGCTTCCTAGTTCTCTTGGGGACCTCAACAGCCTTAATTTTTT GCGTCTGAACAACAACAGTCTTTCTGGCCCTGTTCCTCAATCTTTATCCCAAGTTGAAGGCCTCACTCTTGT AGATGTGTCCTATAACAATCTGACTGGTCCTTTGCCAAAACTATCAGCAAGAACTTTTAG AATCATAGGAAACCCTTTACTTTGTGGGCAAAATTCTGTAAATAATTGTTCAAATATTTACCCCGAGCCTCTCTCTTTCCCACCAGATGGTTTCACAG ACCAATCTTCATCAAATGACAAAACTCGCCATTTGGCTGTTGCTCTTGGGACAAGCCTCAGTGGCATTTTCGTAATAATCTTGATTGTCGCGTTGCTCATTTGGTGGCGATACAGGAAAAATCAACAGATATTCTTTGATGTTAATG ATCAATATGATCCTGAGGTATGTTTGGGTCATTTAAGGAGGTATACATTTAAGGAGCTTCGGGCAGCTACTGACCATTTTAACGCGAAGAATATATTAGGGAGGGGCGGATATGGAATTGTTTATAAAGGGACATTGAATGATGGGACGATAGTGGCTGTTAAAAGGTTGAAGGATAGTAATACTTTTGGGGGTGAAATCCAATTTCAAACTGAAGTTGAAACGATAAGTTTGGCTGTTCATCGTAACCTTTTAAGGCTTTGGGGGTTTTGCTCAACTGAAAATGAACGCCTTTTAGTCTATCCATTTATGCCCAATGGCAGTGTCGCATCTCGATTAAAAG ATAATATGGAGGGAAGGCCGGTATTGGACTGGACAAGGAGAAAAAACATAGCGTTAGGAACGGCAAGAGGTTTACTATATTTACACGAGCAGTGTGACCCAAAAATCATTCACCGTGATGTGAAAGCCGCAAATATTCTTTTAGATGAAGATTTTGAAGCGGTTGTTGGTGATTTTGGGCTGGCAAAGTTATTAGACCACCGCGATTCCCATGTCACAACCGCCATCCGTGGCACTGTGGGCCACATCGCCCCtgaatatctttcaaccggtcaATCCTCATCAAAGACTGATGTTTTCGGTTTTGGCATCCTTCTTCTTGAACTTATAACTGGACAAAAAGCTTTAGATTTTGGAAGAGCCGCTAATCAGAAAGGCGTAATGCTAGATTGG GTAAAGAAGCTTCATCAAGAAGGGAAGCTAAACCTAATGGTGGACAAAGCATTGAACAATGATTTTGATCGAGTAGAGTTGCAAGAAATGATTCAAGTTGCACTCCTGTGTACTCAATTTAACCCTAGTTATCGGCCAAAGATGTCGGAAGTGTTGCGGATGTTGGAAGGTGAAGGATTGGTTGAAAGATGGGAAGCGTCGCAAAAAGTTGAGACCCCACGATTTAGGGGTTTAGAAGGGATTCCACAAAGATATTCGGATTATATAGAAGAATCTTCACTTGTAGTTGAAGCAATGGAGCTTTCTGGTCCAAGATGA